The genomic DNA TTTTCTAGGTAATAAAATTCACTTTCTCTTTGAAAATGCTCATGAGAGCCCCTGTTTTGAAAGAACAATTATCATAGCTTTCACTCATGCATATAACTATTAGTGGTTCCCAGACACAGGGTTCAAACCCCTTTTCAGAAACACATTTCCAGGACTTTTGCAGGAATCAGATTCATTTTTTTTAGGACTCTAAAATTCACATTAACCCCTTCACTCCCAAGATCTCAAAGTTAATTCTCCTCACTGTCTGCCATACATTTCATATTTTTTACTTGAGTTTAACAGATTTCCAGAACTTTCCAAGATCAGCAGCCTTTTTCCAGGACTTTCCAGTCCTGGAAAATGCCACAATAAAATTTCAAGACTTCCCAGGTTTTCCAGGACCTGTATGAACACTGCAGACAGAAAGgcctgaaaggaaaaaaaaagaagaagggcTGTGTAACCCTTTAACAGGCAATCAGACAAATTCACATGCAAGCCACCTGCAATGACGTGAAACTATGCGGCATTCACAGATAAGAACCATTACTGTAGGACAGCAGCATGTCTACCTagaaatcaagtttttttccctctttaaTGCTTGCCTCTATTTTAGCCCGTAGACTGTTGGAACAGATTATACACTTGTTATCAGTTGAACTCTTCTGAAGCCCACAATTGCAAAATGCTGGATCGGAATTGTTGACCTGCTTAGGAATATAGGAAAGGGATGAAGAGTTAGCATTAGACCAATTGTAGCCCTTCTCTCAACCACAAAAGGGAAACAAATTCATGGAGGAAAATCTGTTCCCAGCGGGAATAAAACATGGTGTTATTGCTGtacctggaaataaaaacatGCTTGGCTTCTCTTCCTTCCATTGAATTTAAGGCAAGGCCAAGACCATACTTGCTTTTCATATCCTGGGTGTGGGCAGGGACAATGTGACCTATCGTCCAGACTGTAGGgttaacatgaaaaaaaatagcatttgCCCTGAAGTACCTTGTACATATGGCTTTGAGTTCACTCACCTGCTCATCAGTTATCTCTATGCGACTGAAAAGTGATACACAGTCCCTTAGACAAAGGCATATGTAAGCAATGACATGGAGAATTGTGACTTCTCTTCCTGGATTAGCCCTGCATTCAACAGCTGAAATTAAAGAcataaaatgcaacaaaaacaaccTTGAGTCCTTCCCAGTAAAACGATACTCAAATTGTTTGCCATTGGCCTTGGTTTCATCAAAGCACTTGATGACTTTTTTAGCCAATCTGGATAGGCCGCATTTGCGCATAGCAGTGACATACCTATGAAAATGAGAATTTGGAGACACCTGCAAGAAAAACTTGACATCATTACTTAGCTTTGACATGGCAATGACTTCATTTAATAGCTGTCGGTGGGCAAGTGCACATGCATTATTTTTAAGGTGTAGAGGATCCACATGTGCTCTGTCTATTAGTTTACCTACTGCAGGTTCAAATTCTTGTCGGCTATGTCTTTGTGCAATGAGATTAGTAATCTTAGACCTTCGAGTGGACTCTGACATTTTCTGCCTTGCCAAggactttttaaacttgtcaacCTGGTTGGCAATAGTAACCCTGCTTTCATATTTCCAAGGTATCCAAGTTTCCTTCCCATTTGAACCAAAAGTTCCGTCAAGCTCATTCATTGTTGCAGTACTAATATCTGCAAAAGTTGAAAAGTATGTGGCAGAGTTAGACAGTTCTCCTGCAAGAAAACACAACATTTTCATATCATTTGGTAGCTCAGAAAAACAGAATTTAACATCAACTGAGACACCAGAGCAATCCACCGAGTAAGTGTTCTTCTCTATTTCACTAATATCACTCACCAGCTTCTTGAGAAAGCGTGACACTGGAACACAGTCTTCCTTACAGTTTGCTCCAAACAACAGAAAATTCTCATTGCTACTTAAAACTCCTCTACCTATATTTAGTAAACT from Montipora capricornis isolate CH-2021 chromosome 2, ASM3666992v2, whole genome shotgun sequence includes the following:
- the LOC138039064 gene encoding uncharacterized protein — encoded protein: MTVEHVVRELEQTGEIASELECNVTTPCKKGRYLPEKSIEQRKKNPTSLDALSPSVGRRRRCELFEAACQINGGQNEKNSKEPAEVGLCETTAKKCTEKTMIKVFSKSKKITERVIPKLYKKELTAFEKSDTNMLRSVAVYYSGGVMGKRKYRATYRDGSYAKKNSKAVRIAVNSCPLPRLVPYNKLMPFIKSIAIGQLYSVRDTLGYGLEEEEKADGMYRDIKQLLLSLAKFYLSQSRYQLIWFQEQVNTFHVSLGGDGAPFGKDDTACAWLVSLLNIGRGVLSSNENFLLFGANCKEDCVPVSRFLKKLVSDISEIEKNTYSVDCSGVSVDVKFCFSELPNDMKMLCFLAGELSNSATYFSTFADISTATMNELDGTFGSNGKETWIPWKYESRVTIANQVDKFKKSLARQKMSESTRRSKITNLIAQRHSRQEFEPAVGKLIDRAHVDPLHLKNNACALAHRQLLNEVIAMSKLSNDVKFFLQVSPNSHFHRYVTAMRKCGLSRLAKKVIKCFDETKANGKQFEYRFTGKDSRLFLLHFMSLISAVECRANPGREVTILHVIAYICLCLRDCVSLFSRIEITDEQVNNSDPAFCNCGLQKSSTDNKCIICSNSLRAKIEAFLSAVFIQVLENLGSLEILLWHFPGLESPGKRLLILESSGNLLNSSKKYEMYGRQ